From Oscillatoria sp. FACHB-1407, a single genomic window includes:
- a CDS encoding CHAT domain-containing protein: MRRCLTKIGLSLILTPIGALAWSNPVNAQVTAAPDGTNTQVNRQGSRYDIQGGTLSRDGQNLFHSFEQFGLSAGEIANFLSNPQIQNILGRVTGGDASIINGLLQMSGGNSNLYLINPAGILFGANARLDLPASFTATTATGIGFGNTWFSAVGSNDYANLVGNPDQFAFTVAQPGSVLNAGELTVAEGESLTLLGGTVINTGTLSAPGGSVTIAAVPGENRVRVSQEGLLLSLELETATTGSSPNALPFTPLSLPELLTGGDVEGATGLTVNPDGTVRLTNTDNPIPTTPGTAIASGVIDAVTNPQDAMNRVSTVPQINILGDRVALLGATLNASAQNGGTVRIGGDYQGQGSVFNASRTVVDQNSSIQANALTNGSGGRVIVWADELTRFLGTVSAQGGSVSGDGGFVEVSGLETLDFRGQVNTLAPNGNAGTLLLDPTNITIQAGAGSFGNLTQVDQFADPDVGGNTIDAAILNAATTNIILQATNNINFNAPVSIATAGVGLAAQANNNINVNANIVTDGGDIALTAGGNITVNASLFSNSFNANLSTSNPGIAGDITLTSTGAGNINTVAGRLDATSSDSAAGNITLSTQGGNIVTSDLTARTFGGFGNAGTITLTTTAAGGIDTSASTFRLDTFSGNATGGNIVMTGGTITTGRLFSNFANPGGGSFQLTGNEINFVAGNGTVLSSGALLLQPLTPNQAIALGGAADGGVGTFDLLATDLAAIADGFSTTTIGRADGSGVITLGGNLAFNEAVTLQAPGATGSFNANGFSLTSPGSVTIQTGNGITTGAITATGNVTLSAPNGTIGTNIRGPITSNGGNITISGRSDQIGGPGLEVPGVLLRGALNSGGGTIQVTGTAARDDDGITVREPIQSGDGAITLTGDATGGFGGEGIILFSTINSNNGNITLTGNSTTFTGIQITSPITSVGGNISITGTTGNLGASSVFIPLPVSTSTGNITLTGDRLEIASTISSGGNLLLQPLDPATPIVLGGAGANFLTTAEAQNLQNGFASITIGRANGSGAITLGGDVTFNDPVTLRAPAGSINTTGGTITGGDNATIALQALGDITTGNISNPGRAITITSTEGIVNTTAGTISTGYVPGTPNIGIIPGTGADITILGDSLNLGAINALIYTGSSRNAGNIFLEAATGGITASSLTTNALSYFGFVGNAGNITVRAPSGNVNITGGVTAEATSVGAGDRAGNSGNIDISTTLGTVTLGGEVSSRAIANGGSSTAGNSGNISVTAPTINLNNNLTSRSASIGGTAGANGTNTLTGTTINANGTISGNTNFILNSGSPLTLAGNATFTDPTQFQSLGSINTTGSLITTADNANLTFQAGQDIALGSITATTGLSSVTAQANNSITATGTLTTGGGDIVLNSDRDGNGAGAIALNGAQVNSNGGDIVLGGGTNPRTQAAVGDVNGVRGVDLNGSTLNAGGGDISILGSGNNNTGITLAFGTTLETNNTGTITLNGTGNGNGIFIDGILLFTDSQIRTVNGNITLTGLSNATGDNNDGIEINSSQITATGTGSIQLTGTAVANGVGVGAGTIRSNTGDIQITGTGNGTSDVPGIALGVVESTGGGNVTLIADEMALGEGSFIQSTGVLTLQPLTPSQAIALGGTDSGSVTTLDLSDADLAQLQPGFSRIDIGRSNGTGTIALNPGVTFTSPINVLGGSTLVGLDQNTTWSITGVNQGNLNSTFPQGFTFNSIENITTGNANDVFVFDEGGRISGDIVGAEGDLTLAGNNIDLRGTVSGTGNLVIQPTTAARNIQIGGVESSNDADDALVLSRAEVNLLQNGFNSITIGRENGRGEITVNTVGFRDPTTIQTNDGSITVNGEIVGVDDAAIALIGATTLNAGISTEGQNITLRRRTTIGDDVGIFTNGGNVTFAGVVNSAGGESNNLTVNAGSGTARFGSTVGPNLGNLNVTAIATELAGSVEAVGNIRFNSPITLDQSSTDELTISANTLLVEASLAAGARPLTLSGSEIDLLGGVGSVTGRSLTLQARPDSQSIEVGDVGLPDDNGILDLTTTDINALADGFRSITIATGIGNITISNVTFRDPVIFRVTDGTFSPDSGLILQDDARASFRGGTTVLRRDLTTDSPLDFGRVELQGNVSLTSNATNPSNGNAINFSGSVSGNFNFQVNAPQGTVRFEGEVGGPVRLAGLQINARAAEVAANINTSGDIIFNTPVTVTNGAQINAEQGGITANNDIIGGITAPVQLSAERDIIVNNITAPAGITLESNGSVRRGSATTGNLNTSSETAQGGDIRLVAEAGIVEIGDLLSFGATGGGDIEVNARDRITAGAIDSSATQNGNGGSVGLDPIGDVEVRSINTQGSGNGNGGDVRVFAGRHFRVTGFVDATNTTSISTRGGNNGGTGGSVFLRIEGRENGEPTEIPFVIGNATTNGTAGAITTGSVTLAPVQQIEGDFVQGNVQISTQTIDDPTIEPPPPPPPPTDPPIEPPNLGVVQTTLQQIQTQTGTTPALIYVGFVSDEIQVNNDFAGREAASTQQFAQHLNRTTGEIALSATASDTDQLEILIVTSDGEPVRYPVPGVTRAQVRQASTQLLGQITDRSRLRSTAYLRPAQQLYQWLITPIEAELQEQNIENLSFIMEAGLRSLPIAALHDGQQFLVEKYSVGFMPSLNLTDTRYSDLRDAQVLAMGASDFQDKLPDLPAVPTELSTITNNAESGQLFLNNSFTLENLQLQRQQTPYRIVHLATHAEFRAGSLSNSYIQFWNEQVQLDDVRRLNLNNPPVDLLVLSACRTALGDEQAELGFGGLAVQAGVKTALASLWYVSDDGTLGFMTEFYRQLRQSPIKAEALRRTQIAMLRGEVRLERNQLLVSDGTAIALPSQLIANNERDLTHPYYWAAFTMIGSPW; the protein is encoded by the coding sequence ATGCGGCGTTGCCTGACGAAAATTGGTTTGTCATTAATTCTGACTCCCATCGGAGCACTTGCCTGGAGTAATCCCGTCAACGCGCAAGTGACGGCAGCACCGGACGGTACGAATACCCAGGTCAATCGACAGGGGAGTCGTTACGACATTCAGGGTGGCACGCTGTCTCGCGACGGGCAAAATCTCTTTCATAGTTTTGAGCAATTTGGACTGAGTGCCGGAGAAATTGCCAATTTTCTCTCCAACCCCCAAATTCAAAATATTTTGGGTCGGGTAACAGGAGGCGATGCCTCGATCATCAATGGCTTGCTGCAAATGAGTGGCGGCAACTCCAACCTGTATCTGATTAATCCTGCCGGAATTTTATTTGGGGCAAATGCTCGGCTCGATCTGCCCGCTTCCTTCACGGCAACAACCGCAACCGGCATTGGGTTTGGCAATACCTGGTTCAGTGCAGTCGGCTCCAATGATTACGCCAATTTAGTGGGCAATCCCGATCAGTTTGCCTTTACCGTGGCTCAACCTGGCTCTGTTTTGAATGCGGGAGAACTCACCGTTGCTGAGGGAGAGAGCCTGACTTTATTAGGTGGAACGGTGATCAACACAGGAACTCTCTCCGCGCCGGGAGGTTCCGTGACGATCGCCGCTGTACCTGGAGAAAACCGAGTGCGAGTCAGCCAGGAAGGACTGCTCTTAAGTCTGGAATTAGAAACGGCTACGACTGGCTCCAGCCCAAATGCCCTCCCCTTTACACCTTTATCTTTACCGGAGTTATTGACTGGAGGTGATGTTGAAGGAGCAACCGGACTGACGGTGAATCCCGACGGCACAGTTCGGCTAACCAACACAGATAACCCGATTCCCACTACCCCTGGAACGGCGATCGCTTCCGGTGTGATAGATGCTGTTACCAATCCCCAAGACGCAATGAATCGCGTTTCTACGGTTCCCCAAATCAATATCCTGGGCGATCGCGTTGCTCTGTTGGGTGCAACCCTCAACGCCTCAGCTCAAAATGGTGGGACAGTTCGCATCGGTGGTGACTATCAGGGACAGGGCAGCGTGTTCAACGCCTCTCGTACCGTTGTTGACCAAAATTCATCGATTCAAGCCAATGCGCTAACTAATGGCAGTGGCGGACGAGTCATCGTCTGGGCAGACGAGCTAACCCGATTTCTGGGAACGGTGTCTGCTCAGGGTGGAAGTGTCTCAGGCGATGGTGGGTTTGTCGAAGTCTCTGGCCTGGAAACTCTGGATTTTCGAGGACAGGTGAATACTCTTGCGCCCAATGGCAACGCGGGAACCTTGCTACTCGACCCGACGAACATCACGATTCAAGCGGGAGCCGGATCGTTTGGCAACCTGACTCAAGTGGATCAGTTTGCTGATCCCGATGTGGGAGGCAATACCATTGATGCCGCGATTCTCAATGCGGCAACTACCAACATCATTTTGCAAGCGACCAACAACATTAACTTTAATGCCCCAGTTTCGATCGCAACAGCAGGGGTGGGTTTGGCAGCTCAAGCTAATAACAACATTAATGTCAATGCCAATATTGTGACGGACGGGGGCGACATTGCCCTGACGGCTGGGGGAAATATCACCGTTAACGCCAGCCTGTTTTCCAATTCCTTTAATGCCAACCTCAGCACCTCAAATCCAGGGATTGCAGGCGACATCACCCTGACTTCAACTGGAGCAGGAAACATCAACACCGTTGCTGGGAGGCTGGATGCCACTTCCTCTGACAGTGCTGCCGGAAACATCACCCTAAGCACTCAAGGCGGCAACATTGTCACCTCTGATTTGACAGCTCGTACCTTTGGTGGTTTCGGCAACGCTGGAACCATTACTCTGACCACAACTGCCGCAGGCGGTATTGATACCAGTGCCAGTACGTTTCGACTGGATACCTTCTCTGGCAATGCCACAGGTGGAAACATCGTGATGACGGGGGGCACCATCACAACGGGTCGTCTGTTCTCCAACTTTGCGAACCCTGGAGGCGGCAGTTTTCAGCTAACCGGAAATGAGATTAACTTCGTCGCGGGTAATGGAACGGTTCTCAGTTCGGGTGCGCTGCTGCTACAACCGCTGACCCCAAACCAGGCGATCGCCCTGGGTGGAGCAGCAGACGGTGGTGTAGGAACCTTTGATTTGTTAGCCACAGATCTAGCGGCGATCGCCGATGGTTTCAGTACGACGACGATTGGTCGAGCCGATGGCAGTGGAGTGATTACTCTGGGAGGCAACCTCGCCTTTAATGAAGCTGTTACCCTGCAAGCTCCTGGAGCAACAGGCTCTTTTAATGCCAATGGCTTTAGTCTAACCAGTCCAGGCAGCGTTACGATTCAAACGGGCAATGGCATTACTACTGGAGCCATTACTGCTACGGGTAATGTGACGCTCTCCGCTCCCAATGGCACAATTGGCACAAACATTCGAGGACCCATCACGTCTAACGGAGGCAATATCACCATCTCTGGCAGAAGCGATCAGATCGGTGGACCCGGATTAGAAGTACCTGGAGTTCTCTTGAGAGGTGCATTGAATTCGGGTGGAGGAACCATTCAGGTCACGGGAACTGCGGCTCGAGATGATGACGGTATCACGGTTCGTGAACCGATTCAGTCGGGTGATGGTGCAATTACACTCACTGGCGACGCAACTGGGGGATTTGGTGGTGAGGGCATCATTTTGTTCTCAACCATCAACTCTAATAATGGAAACATTACTCTAACAGGCAACAGCACCACATTCACAGGGATACAGATCACTAGCCCAATTACGTCGGTAGGCGGCAATATCTCAATCACTGGCACAACCGGAAATCTGGGTGCCTCATCAGTCTTTATTCCCCTACCTGTTAGCACGAGTACTGGCAACATCACGTTAACAGGCGATCGCCTTGAGATTGCCTCAACTATCAGTAGTGGTGGCAACCTGCTGTTGCAACCGCTAGATCCTGCAACACCCATCGTTTTAGGCGGTGCAGGGGCAAACTTCCTGACAACAGCTGAGGCACAAAACCTGCAAAATGGCTTTGCCTCTATCACCATTGGTCGAGCTAATGGTAGCGGAGCCATTACTCTCGGAGGCGATGTCACCTTCAATGACCCTGTCACACTCCGTGCTCCGGCAGGTTCCATCAACACTACAGGCGGCACGATCACAGGTGGCGATAATGCCACGATCGCCCTCCAAGCGTTAGGCGATATCACCACAGGCAACATTTCTAACCCCGGTCGCGCCATCACCATCACCAGCACTGAAGGAATTGTCAACACCACTGCTGGCACGATTAGCACTGGATACGTACCAGGAACCCCCAACATCGGAATCATCCCCGGAACTGGAGCTGACATCACCATTTTGGGAGATAGTCTCAACCTAGGGGCGATCAATGCCTTGATCTACACCGGGAGTTCTCGGAATGCAGGGAACATTTTCTTAGAAGCTGCGACGGGAGGCATCACGGCCAGTAGCCTTACTACCAATGCTCTCAGTTATTTTGGATTTGTTGGCAACGCAGGTAATATCACCGTTAGAGCACCGTCAGGCAACGTGAATATTACTGGAGGTGTGACGGCAGAGGCAACCTCAGTGGGAGCAGGCGATCGCGCTGGCAACTCCGGAAACATCGATATTAGCACTACCCTTGGAACGGTTACGCTTGGAGGAGAAGTGAGTTCCAGAGCGATCGCCAATGGTGGCAGCAGCACGGCTGGAAATAGTGGCAATATCTCCGTTACAGCACCTACCATCAACCTGAACAACAACCTTACATCACGGTCAGCTTCAATTGGTGGCACTGCTGGAGCCAATGGCACCAACACCCTGACAGGAACAACCATCAACGCCAATGGCACGATCTCCGGTAACACAAACTTTATCTTAAATAGTGGCTCACCCCTGACACTGGCAGGCAATGCTACATTTACCGATCCGACACAGTTTCAATCCTTGGGTTCCATTAACACCACAGGTAGCCTTATCACCACGGCAGATAACGCTAACCTGACCTTCCAGGCAGGACAGGATATTGCTTTGGGAAGCATTACGGCGACAACTGGACTGAGCAGCGTCACGGCTCAAGCTAATAACAGCATTACGGCAACGGGCACGCTCACCACTGGTGGCGGTGATATTGTCCTAAATTCCGATCGCGATGGCAATGGGGCAGGGGCGATCGCCCTGAATGGTGCTCAAGTAAATTCCAATGGCGGTGACATCGTTTTAGGCGGTGGCACTAACCCTAGAACTCAAGCGGCAGTGGGCGATGTGAATGGGGTTCGAGGCGTTGATTTGAATGGCTCAACGCTGAATGCGGGTGGCGGTGATATCTCGATCCTGGGTAGTGGCAACAACAACACAGGGATTACCCTGGCATTTGGCACGACGCTTGAAACCAACAACACTGGTACGATCACCCTCAACGGCACAGGGAATGGCAACGGCATTTTCATTGATGGCATTTTGTTATTTACCGATAGCCAAATCCGGACGGTCAATGGCAACATCACCCTGACCGGGTTGAGCAACGCCACAGGTGATAACAACGATGGCATTGAGATTAATAGCTCACAAATTACCGCAACAGGGACGGGGTCAATTCAACTGACTGGAACAGCCGTTGCCAATGGAGTCGGTGTAGGGGCCGGAACAATTCGCAGCAATACCGGAGACATTCAAATTACAGGCACGGGGAACGGCACTTCCGATGTCCCTGGAATTGCATTGGGCGTCGTAGAGTCTACCGGAGGTGGCAATGTCACCCTAATTGCGGATGAAATGGCTCTAGGGGAGGGCAGTTTTATTCAAAGCACCGGGGTGCTGACCCTGCAACCGCTGACTCCATCCCAAGCGATCGCCCTCGGTGGAACCGACAGCGGTAGTGTGACGACACTGGATCTCAGTGACGCTGACCTGGCTCAATTGCAACCGGGCTTTAGCCGCATTGACATTGGGCGATCGAATGGTACAGGAACGATCGCCCTCAACCCCGGTGTCACCTTTACCAGTCCCATCAATGTGTTAGGAGGCTCAACCCTGGTTGGGCTGGATCAAAACACCACCTGGTCGATTACTGGCGTTAATCAGGGCAATCTCAACAGCACCTTCCCGCAAGGGTTCACCTTTAACAGCATCGAAAACATCACCACCGGGAATGCCAACGATGTCTTTGTATTTGACGAGGGGGGACGGATCAGCGGCGATATTGTTGGGGCAGAGGGTGACCTCACGCTGGCAGGAAATAACATTGACCTTCGCGGCACTGTCTCCGGTACGGGCAATTTGGTGATTCAACCGACAACAGCCGCTCGAAACATTCAAATTGGCGGTGTCGAGTCCAGTAATGATGCAGATGATGCATTGGTGCTCAGCCGCGCAGAGGTTAACTTGCTGCAAAACGGCTTCAACTCCATCACGATTGGGCGGGAGAATGGTCGTGGTGAGATTACGGTGAATACGGTCGGATTCCGCGACCCTACGACGATTCAAACGAACGATGGTTCGATCACGGTCAACGGAGAAATAGTCGGTGTTGATGATGCGGCGATCGCCCTGATTGGAGCAACCACACTGAATGCTGGCATCAGCACCGAGGGACAAAACATCACTCTGCGAAGGCGTACCACGATAGGTGATGATGTCGGCATCTTTACCAATGGCGGCAACGTCACCTTTGCTGGTGTGGTCAACAGTGCGGGTGGTGAATCCAACAATCTCACGGTGAATGCGGGCAGCGGCACAGCCCGGTTTGGTTCGACTGTGGGTCCAAACCTGGGTAACTTAAACGTAACGGCGATCGCCACTGAACTGGCTGGAAGCGTCGAAGCCGTGGGCAACATTCGCTTCAACAGTCCAATCACTCTGGATCAGAGCAGCACCGACGAGTTGACGATCTCAGCTAACACGCTCCTTGTTGAAGCGAGCCTTGCCGCAGGAGCTAGACCCCTGACCCTGAGTGGCTCTGAGATCGATCTGCTGGGTGGAGTTGGCTCGGTTACAGGACGGTCTTTGACGTTGCAAGCTCGACCTGACAGTCAATCGATTGAGGTTGGTGATGTAGGGTTGCCTGATGACAACGGCATCCTGGATCTCACCACGACTGACATTAATGCCCTGGCAGATGGCTTCCGCAGCATCACTATTGCCACTGGGATAGGAAACATCACCATCAGCAACGTTACGTTCCGTGATCCGGTGATCTTTCGGGTGACAGACGGCACGTTTTCTCCAGATAGCGGTTTGATTCTGCAAGATGATGCCAGAGCCAGTTTCCGGGGGGGAACCACCGTTCTGCGCCGCGACCTTACAACCGACAGCCCACTCGACTTTGGCCGAGTCGAACTACAGGGCAATGTCTCCCTGACTAGCAACGCCACTAACCCCAGTAACGGTAACGCCATTAACTTTAGCGGTTCTGTCAGCGGCAACTTCAACTTTCAGGTCAATGCTCCCCAGGGCACTGTTCGATTTGAGGGTGAAGTGGGTGGACCCGTGCGTCTGGCTGGTTTACAAATCAACGCACGAGCGGCTGAAGTTGCTGCCAATATCAACACCAGTGGCGACATCATTTTCAACACTCCTGTCACCGTCACCAACGGTGCTCAAATCAATGCCGAACAGGGCGGGATTACCGCTAACAACGATATCATTGGAGGGATCACGGCTCCCGTTCAACTCAGTGCAGAGCGTGACATCATCGTCAATAACATTACGGCTCCTGCTGGTATCACCCTCGAAAGCAATGGCTCGGTGCGTCGTGGTAGTGCTACCACCGGAAACCTCAACACCAGTTCTGAAACGGCTCAAGGGGGAGACATTCGCCTGGTTGCTGAAGCGGGAATTGTCGAAATTGGAGATTTGCTGTCGTTTGGCGCAACGGGAGGCGGAGACATTGAGGTCAATGCACGCGATCGCATTACAGCAGGGGCGATCGACTCCAGTGCAACCCAAAATGGCAACGGTGGCTCGGTAGGCTTAGACCCGATTGGCGATGTTGAGGTGCGATCGATTAATACCCAGGGTAGTGGCAACGGCAATGGTGGTGATGTCCGCGTTTTTGCTGGGCGACATTTCCGAGTAACGGGTTTTGTAGATGCCACTAACACGACCAGCATCTCCACTCGTGGAGGCAATAATGGTGGCACTGGAGGTAGCGTTTTTCTGCGGATTGAGGGACGAGAAAATGGGGAGCCGACGGAAATTCCCTTTGTTATTGGCAATGCCACGACCAATGGCACAGCCGGAGCTATTACTACTGGGTCGGTCACGCTGGCTCCGGTGCAACAGATTGAGGGAGACTTTGTTCAGGGCAATGTGCAAATCAGCACTCAAACCATCGACGACCCAACGATAGAGCCACCGCCGCCTCCCCCACCGCCGACAGACCCTCCCATTGAACCACCCAACCTTGGAGTTGTTCAAACTACCCTGCAACAAATTCAAACTCAAACAGGGACAACTCCCGCCCTGATCTATGTGGGCTTTGTCTCAGATGAGATTCAGGTCAACAACGATTTTGCCGGACGGGAAGCTGCCTCAACGCAACAGTTTGCTCAGCACCTCAACCGTACTACTGGGGAAATTGCTCTCTCTGCTACAGCCAGTGACACGGATCAATTGGAAATATTGATCGTGACCTCGGATGGAGAGCCTGTTCGTTACCCGGTACCTGGGGTGACACGGGCGCAGGTTCGTCAAGCCTCGACGCAACTCCTGGGACAAATCACCGATCGCAGCCGTCTTCGCAGCACTGCCTATCTACGCCCCGCCCAACAACTCTATCAATGGCTGATCACCCCCATTGAGGCGGAGTTGCAGGAGCAGAATATTGAGAACTTATCCTTCATCATGGAGGCTGGGTTGCGATCGCTTCCCATTGCAGCGTTACACGATGGACAACAGTTTCTAGTTGAGAAATACAGTGTCGGCTTTATGCCCAGCCTTAACCTGACGGATACTCGCTATTCTGACCTGCGTGATGCTCAAGTGTTGGCAATGGGTGCCTCTGATTTTCAAGACAAACTGCCTGACCTCCCCGCTGTACCTACTGAGTTGTCAACCATCACCAATAACGCAGAATCAGGGCAATTATTCCTCAATAACTCTTTCACGTTAGAGAATTTGCAACTGCAACGGCAGCAAACTCCCTATCGCATTGTCCACTTGGCAACCCATGCTGAATTTAGGGCAGGCAGCTTGAGCAATTCCTACATTCAGTTCTGGAATGAACAGGTGCAACTGGACGATGTTCGACGGCTCAATCTCAACAATCCACCTGTAGATCTATTGGTGTTGAGTGCTTGCCGAACGGCGTTGGGCGATGAACAAGCCGAGTTGGGCTTTGGTGGGTTAGCGGTGCAAGCGGGGGTTAAAACAGCTCTGGCAAGCTTGTGGTACGTCAGCGATGATGGCACGTTGGGCTTTATGACCGAGTTTTATCGGCAGTTGCGGCAGTCTCCCATTAAAGCGGAGGCACTGCGCCGTACCCAAATTGCCATGCTGAGAGGAGAGGTGCGCCTGGAACGAAATCAATTGCTTGTGTCGGATGGAACGGCGATCGCCCTTCCTTCTCAACTCATTGCTAATAATGAGCGCGACCTGACCCACCCCTACTACTGGGCAGCTTTCACCATGATCGGTAGCCCCTGGTAA